The Sphingomonas sinipercae genome contains a region encoding:
- a CDS encoding RNA polymerase sigma factor, translating into MGYIRANWRSPHDVVDLRQEIYERAITGARSALPAHTRAYIYTVARNHLINRARRAKIVSIEAIADLESVIVPDALAGSERHLSARDELRRAEAGLNQLPPRCRQVIWLRKVEGMSTREAAQHLGISTHTVEKHLTEGLRALANFMLDYPQVRSAPKVLRWKARRK; encoded by the coding sequence CAAACTGGCGCTCACCGCATGACGTGGTGGACCTAAGGCAGGAGATTTACGAGCGCGCCATTACCGGCGCCCGCTCGGCCCTGCCCGCGCATACGCGCGCCTACATCTACACTGTCGCCCGCAATCACCTGATCAACCGCGCCCGCCGCGCGAAGATCGTCTCGATCGAAGCCATCGCCGACCTGGAGAGCGTTATTGTCCCCGACGCGCTGGCGGGGTCGGAACGGCACCTTTCGGCGCGTGACGAGCTGCGCCGCGCCGAAGCGGGCCTGAACCAGCTGCCGCCACGCTGCCGGCAGGTCATCTGGCTGCGCAAGGTCGAAGGCATGTCGACGCGCGAAGCGGCGCAGCACTTGGGCATCAGCACGCACACGGTCGAAAAGCACCTCACCGAAGGCCTTCGGGCGCTGGCGAACTTCATGCTGGATTATCCGCAAGTGCGAAGCGCGCCCAAGGTCCTGCGCTGGAAAGCGCGGCGCAAATGA
- a CDS encoding FecR family protein: MSRHALIEQQAAQWLIARDEPDWSAQKAQSLEDWLRESAAHQAAYWRLESSWRAADRVAVLGHSTVPARRHARGRAGMALAASVAALVSLASLKLAQPASDPTVAALPAAAASTGVGGRRTIGLDDGSRVELNTATFLKVAYSPARRDVWLSRGEAYFDVAPNPARPFVVHAGQRLVTVLGTRFSVRMDGDKVTVAVEQGRVRVSEARGGAAAAATTIVAGNVAVGSGDSTLVAANALDRVENSLLWREGLIHFDDVTLGEAAAEFNRYNDRQIVVTDHAARKLRLGGTFRTSNIDAFARLLNDAYGLRVTHSADRILISD; encoded by the coding sequence ATGAGCCGCCACGCTCTTATCGAACAGCAGGCGGCGCAATGGCTGATCGCGCGGGACGAGCCCGACTGGTCGGCGCAGAAGGCGCAGAGTCTTGAGGACTGGCTGCGCGAATCCGCCGCCCACCAGGCAGCCTACTGGCGGCTTGAAAGCAGTTGGCGAGCGGCCGACCGGGTGGCGGTCCTGGGGCATTCGACCGTTCCCGCAAGGCGTCACGCGCGCGGCCGGGCCGGCATGGCATTGGCGGCATCGGTTGCCGCGCTGGTCTCCCTCGCAAGCCTGAAGCTTGCCCAGCCGGCCAGCGATCCAACGGTCGCCGCCCTTCCCGCCGCTGCCGCGTCGACCGGGGTCGGCGGTCGGCGCACCATTGGCCTGGACGACGGCAGCCGGGTCGAGTTGAACACGGCCACCTTCCTGAAGGTCGCATATTCGCCGGCGCGGCGCGACGTCTGGCTAAGCCGGGGAGAAGCCTATTTCGACGTCGCCCCCAATCCGGCCCGGCCGTTCGTCGTGCACGCCGGCCAGCGGTTGGTGACCGTCCTTGGAACGCGCTTCTCGGTTCGGATGGATGGCGACAAGGTGACTGTCGCGGTCGAGCAAGGCCGCGTTCGGGTGAGCGAAGCGAGGGGCGGCGCGGCGGCCGCGGCCACAACCATAGTCGCCGGCAATGTCGCCGTTGGAAGCGGCGATTCCACGCTGGTCGCCGCCAACGCCCTCGATCGGGTCGAAAACAGCCTGTTGTGGCGCGAAGGCCTGATCCATTTCGACGACGTGACGCTTGGCGAAGCCGCAGCGGAGTTCAATCGCTACAACGATCGCCAGATCGTCGTCACCGACCATGCGGCAAGAAAGCTTCGCCTGGGCGGGACGTTCAGGACATCGAACATCGATGCGTTCGCGCGGCTCCTCAACGATGCCTACGGCCTAAGGGTGACGCATAGCGCGGACCGTATCCTGATCAGCGACTGA
- a CDS encoding TonB-dependent receptor has product MARYHAPFIVGSCIAAAIAAPAAAQAQVVTFAIPAGPLGAALDIWAKQSGRQVIYRADEVAGIKTAGVQGNVTAEQALAMLLDNSGLSTRQDRSGAFAIVRVAAEAGNGIADGTAEAATIVVTGTRLRNLEAIASPITTYTRRDIERAGRADLADFLQILPQNFSGGSYGLTPDGVNGGGAEALLNVSGAVSPNLRGLGPGSTLTLINGHRVAPSSGSAFVDIGIIPQSAIQRIDIIPDGASAVYGSDAVGGVVNIILRDRLEGAESQIAYEQSGDGEYWNVEGTQSAGTDWTSGGLLVSARYRKRSDLDTSDRSFSKNVPGIDRPDLVLRPDLYPPATEKSLFAVVRQDLSSTVRAEVDGWLSRRDQDQVVGGFYVSQFGARSDQYSLNGSVDIELPRGLRGNVAGGYARSGEKVSQGNLSQANGLEYLIKGDQKSDLWYASGNVGGRLFQLGGGAAEFSLGAEHRSEEFKFAFTGDANVSRDISRNVDSAYGELLLPLLKAPASPFLKSMSVSLAGRYDHYSDVGGAWTGRAGFLANVAGARLRSTYSTAFRAPTLNDLSKAGQLFILGDPFSYYSPDRPGDFARVINPLGYGDLKPERARIFTAGADITPSAIPGFGASATYFQYKYRNRLATPPFSSDILLQPDVYGGVFSPITDVSQVEDLIAFAEANGGSVLFFDPSIPLSDYEYIIDLTFRNIAAQRVTGLDIDAHYDHDAGGIAWSARGAATFVFRDDRKITESSQPNDVVGRFGEQPKFKFRGELTGSKGRVTAVAALNHVSGFKNTNVLGDPRIGTFTTADLMLQFRLRQDGERGTGIMVGVRNLFDKAPPYVDRGDDAPSYDPANANPLGRVFLARVSHRW; this is encoded by the coding sequence ATGGCTCGGTATCACGCACCTTTCATCGTCGGTTCCTGCATCGCCGCGGCCATCGCCGCACCCGCCGCCGCGCAGGCGCAGGTCGTCACGTTCGCAATCCCCGCCGGTCCGCTTGGCGCCGCGCTCGATATTTGGGCGAAGCAGTCGGGGCGGCAGGTGATCTATCGCGCCGACGAAGTGGCCGGAATCAAGACGGCCGGGGTGCAGGGCAACGTCACCGCCGAGCAGGCGCTGGCAATGCTCCTCGACAATAGCGGACTTTCGACGCGGCAGGATCGGTCCGGCGCATTCGCCATCGTCAGGGTCGCGGCAGAAGCGGGAAACGGAATCGCCGACGGGACCGCTGAGGCGGCGACGATCGTCGTCACCGGCACCCGCCTGCGCAACCTGGAGGCGATTGCGTCGCCAATCACGACCTACACCCGCCGCGACATCGAGCGGGCCGGCCGCGCCGACCTCGCCGACTTCCTCCAGATCCTGCCCCAGAACTTCAGCGGCGGATCGTACGGACTGACGCCGGACGGAGTGAATGGCGGCGGGGCCGAAGCGCTGCTCAACGTCAGCGGCGCGGTAAGCCCCAACTTGCGCGGCCTTGGGCCCGGATCGACGCTGACGCTCATCAACGGGCATCGCGTCGCGCCAAGCTCGGGGAGCGCCTTCGTCGACATCGGCATCATCCCGCAAAGCGCGATCCAGCGGATCGACATCATCCCCGATGGCGCGTCGGCGGTGTACGGCTCCGACGCCGTCGGCGGGGTCGTCAACATCATCCTTCGCGACCGCCTCGAGGGGGCGGAAAGCCAGATCGCTTACGAGCAGAGCGGCGACGGAGAATATTGGAACGTCGAGGGGACTCAGTCCGCGGGCACCGACTGGACGTCGGGAGGGCTGCTGGTCAGCGCCCGGTACCGCAAGCGCAGCGATCTCGACACCAGCGACCGGTCGTTTTCGAAAAACGTACCGGGGATCGATCGTCCCGACCTGGTGCTTCGACCCGACCTGTACCCACCCGCCACCGAGAAATCCCTGTTCGCAGTCGTCCGGCAGGACCTCTCGTCGACGGTCAGGGCCGAGGTCGATGGCTGGCTGAGCCGGCGCGACCAGGATCAGGTCGTCGGCGGCTTCTACGTCTCCCAATTCGGCGCGCGCTCCGACCAGTACAGCCTCAACGGCTCGGTCGACATCGAGCTTCCGCGGGGCCTGCGCGGCAACGTCGCCGGCGGCTACGCAAGGTCGGGCGAGAAGGTATCGCAGGGCAACCTCAGCCAGGCCAACGGCCTCGAATACCTTATCAAGGGCGATCAGAAGTCGGACCTGTGGTACGCCAGCGGCAACGTCGGCGGCAGGCTGTTCCAATTGGGCGGCGGCGCCGCTGAATTCTCGCTTGGGGCTGAGCATCGCAGCGAGGAATTCAAATTCGCGTTTACCGGCGATGCCAACGTCTCGCGCGACATCTCGCGCAACGTCGATTCCGCTTATGGCGAGTTGCTGCTGCCGCTGTTGAAGGCGCCGGCATCGCCCTTCCTGAAGAGCATGTCGGTGTCGCTTGCTGGCCGCTACGATCATTATTCGGATGTCGGCGGCGCCTGGACCGGGCGCGCGGGATTCCTTGCCAATGTCGCCGGCGCGCGCCTTCGCAGCACCTACAGCACGGCCTTCCGGGCACCGACGCTCAACGACCTGTCGAAGGCGGGGCAATTGTTCATCCTCGGCGACCCGTTCAGTTATTATTCGCCGGACCGGCCGGGCGACTTCGCGCGGGTCATCAACCCCCTTGGCTACGGCGACCTGAAGCCGGAACGGGCGCGGATTTTCACCGCTGGCGCCGATATCACGCCGAGCGCGATTCCCGGCTTCGGCGCATCCGCCACCTATTTCCAATACAAATATCGCAACCGGCTCGCGACGCCGCCCTTCTCCTCCGACATCCTGCTTCAGCCCGACGTCTACGGCGGGGTATTTTCGCCGATCACCGACGTGTCGCAGGTCGAGGACCTGATCGCGTTCGCCGAAGCCAACGGCGGAAGCGTGCTCTTCTTCGATCCCAGCATCCCGCTGTCGGATTACGAATATATCATCGACCTGACGTTCCGGAACATTGCCGCTCAGCGGGTCACCGGGCTCGATATCGACGCGCATTACGACCACGACGCCGGCGGCATCGCGTGGAGCGCGCGAGGAGCGGCGACGTTCGTCTTCCGCGACGACCGCAAGATCACCGAGTCGAGCCAGCCCAACGACGTGGTTGGCCGGTTCGGCGAACAACCCAAGTTCAAGTTCCGCGGCGAACTGACGGGTTCGAAAGGGCGTGTGACGGCGGTGGCGGCGCTCAACCACGTGTCGGGGTTCAAGAACACCAACGTGCTCGGCGACCCGCGCATCGGGACCTTCACGACGGCGGACCTGATGCTCCAGTTCCGCCTTCGCCAGGATGGCGAGCGCGGCACCGGTATCATGGTCGGGGTCCGCAACCTGTTCGACAAGGCGCCCCCTTACGTCGACCGCGGGGATGACGCGCCTTCGTACGATCCGGCGAATGCCAACCCGCTCGGGCGAGTGTTCCTGGCCCGCGTTTCGCACCGGTGGTGA
- a CDS encoding Atxe2 family lasso peptide isopeptidase, producing the protein MKPRRARLRLALLAVAAAASASGANATITARQLVEMASISGPAISPDGQWVAFRIDRPDVGTNTVQLDWYVAPMRSSGQPRRVASGGRAIWSGAGVLVSEKPQWSPNSASFYFRRLDPGGGVQVWRADLAQGRAVKITNDPADVTRFALGGTGQSLVYEVDGADRAEIIAAEEREYASGIHIDKAIDVAQGLYRAAEINGRLASERLHGAWFGRTNVLGDRPPRVRRIALNSAKAVGQAVPGPFEAAQAPADPQDHDLATSESGAIAFLRGWGAASELRWAASRAAAEKSVACADPACAKATALSWRPGTPEVIFSSVGGDRVQGLFAWDTERNRVRPIFKAATLTNEDREGCAIGRDSAACVISSGSEAPRLEKVDLSTGSSTRLFDPNRALTSSLTVRARWVSWKLADGRTAWGQYLAPAASKPLPLLINYYDCTGFLKGGTGDQWPFHLFAQDGIAVLCIQPLPGGGNNVEEYKTGLAATRAAIRHLAGTGLIDPARVGMSGLSFGSEVAVWTAMKSDLLAAVSIASPTLDPATYFYFNALPGRDFPQMIESSWGLKDPEKAPEGWKEISAAMNVEKMDAPLLIQTPEQEYRYNMRLYTRMLNGGRAADMYVFPHERHIVAQPQHRLAIYDRNVDWFRFWLQGFEDPSPTKAEQYRRWRSLRQSHCRTVQRKLSFC; encoded by the coding sequence GTGAAGCCGCGCCGCGCGCGCTTGCGCCTTGCCCTGCTGGCAGTGGCTGCAGCCGCGTCCGCCAGCGGCGCCAATGCCACAATCACGGCACGGCAGCTGGTGGAGATGGCGAGCATCTCCGGGCCTGCAATCTCGCCGGATGGGCAGTGGGTCGCATTCCGGATCGACCGGCCGGACGTCGGCACCAACACGGTCCAGCTGGATTGGTACGTCGCGCCGATGCGCAGCTCCGGGCAGCCGCGACGCGTCGCGTCCGGCGGCCGCGCGATCTGGAGCGGCGCCGGAGTCCTGGTGAGCGAGAAGCCGCAATGGTCGCCAAATTCCGCGAGCTTCTATTTCCGCCGGCTCGATCCTGGCGGCGGGGTGCAGGTGTGGCGCGCGGACCTTGCCCAAGGCCGCGCCGTAAAGATCACCAATGACCCCGCCGACGTGACACGGTTCGCCCTGGGCGGCACGGGCCAATCGCTGGTCTATGAAGTCGATGGGGCCGACCGCGCCGAAATCATCGCCGCCGAAGAACGTGAATATGCGTCGGGCATCCACATCGATAAGGCGATCGATGTCGCGCAGGGCCTCTACCGGGCGGCCGAGATCAACGGGCGGCTGGCCAGCGAGCGGCTTCACGGCGCCTGGTTCGGGCGAACCAACGTGCTTGGCGACCGCCCGCCGCGGGTCCGGCGCATCGCCCTGAACAGCGCCAAGGCGGTCGGGCAGGCGGTGCCCGGCCCGTTCGAGGCAGCGCAGGCGCCAGCCGACCCGCAGGATCATGACCTTGCGACCAGCGAGAGCGGGGCCATCGCCTTTCTCCGGGGCTGGGGCGCCGCGTCCGAGCTGCGTTGGGCCGCCAGCCGGGCAGCCGCCGAAAAGTCCGTGGCCTGTGCCGACCCCGCGTGCGCCAAAGCGACCGCCCTGTCATGGCGTCCCGGCACACCCGAAGTGATCTTCTCATCGGTCGGCGGGGATCGGGTCCAGGGGCTGTTCGCCTGGGACACCGAGCGCAACCGGGTGCGGCCGATCTTCAAGGCCGCGACTTTGACGAACGAGGATCGCGAAGGCTGCGCGATTGGCCGCGATTCAGCGGCGTGCGTGATCTCCTCCGGCAGCGAAGCGCCGCGCCTGGAAAAGGTCGACCTGTCGACCGGCTCATCGACGCGGCTTTTCGACCCCAACCGCGCCTTGACCAGTTCGCTTACCGTCCGCGCGCGGTGGGTCAGTTGGAAGCTGGCGGATGGGCGCACGGCCTGGGGACAATATCTGGCGCCGGCCGCGTCAAAGCCGCTGCCGCTTTTGATCAATTACTACGATTGCACGGGCTTCCTCAAAGGCGGCACCGGCGATCAGTGGCCCTTCCACCTGTTCGCACAGGACGGGATTGCGGTCCTGTGCATCCAGCCGCTGCCCGGCGGCGGCAACAACGTCGAGGAATATAAGACCGGTCTCGCCGCCACCCGCGCCGCCATCCGGCACCTTGCCGGCACGGGGCTAATCGACCCCGCTCGCGTCGGCATGAGCGGCCTTAGCTTCGGCAGCGAGGTCGCCGTCTGGACAGCGATGAAGTCCGACCTGCTCGCCGCCGTAAGCATTGCGTCGCCGACGCTGGATCCGGCGACATACTTCTATTTCAACGCCCTTCCCGGACGCGACTTTCCGCAGATGATCGAAAGTTCGTGGGGCTTGAAGGATCCGGAAAAAGCGCCCGAAGGCTGGAAAGAGATCAGCGCGGCGATGAACGTCGAGAAGATGGATGCCCCGTTGCTGATCCAGACTCCGGAGCAGGAATATCGGTACAACATGCGGCTCTACACCCGGATGCTGAACGGCGGTCGAGCGGCGGACATGTATGTCTTCCCGCACGAACGTCACATCGTGGCGCAGCCGCAGCACCGGCTCGCGATTTACGACCGCAACGTGGACTGGTTCCGCTTCTGGCTGCAAGGGTTCGAAGACCCCTCGCCGACCAAGGCCGAGCAATATCGTCGCTGGCGCAGCTTGCGGCAGTCCCACTGCCGAACAGTGCAGCGGAAATTGAGCTTCTGCTGA
- the phoB gene encoding phosphate regulon transcriptional regulator PhoB produces the protein MGRNGSKRLLVVEDDRALIELLKYHFTKDGFTVTSTPSGDEAMILIQEVNPDLVVLDWMIEGTSGIEVCRRLRRLPANAKLPIIMLTARGEEDDRIRGLDTGADDYMSKPFSPKELLARANALLRRARPNLIAETLAYADIEMDVAAHRVRRGGAAVTLGPTDYRLLRNFLENPEKVFSRQQLLDAVWPHNEDVELRTVDVHIRRLRQALGDGPNLVRTVRSEGYSLDSREG, from the coding sequence ATGGGCCGCAACGGGTCCAAACGGCTGCTGGTGGTGGAGGACGACCGGGCGCTGATCGAGCTGCTCAAATATCATTTCACGAAGGACGGTTTCACCGTCACCAGCACGCCCAGCGGCGATGAGGCGATGATCCTGATCCAGGAAGTGAACCCCGACCTGGTGGTGCTCGACTGGATGATCGAAGGCACCAGCGGAATCGAAGTGTGCCGGCGCCTGCGCCGCCTTCCGGCCAATGCCAAGCTGCCGATCATCATGCTGACCGCGCGCGGCGAAGAGGACGACCGGATCCGCGGCCTCGATACGGGCGCCGACGATTACATGTCGAAGCCGTTCAGCCCCAAGGAACTGCTGGCCCGGGCGAACGCATTGTTGCGCCGCGCGCGCCCCAACCTGATCGCCGAAACCCTCGCTTACGCCGACATCGAAATGGACGTCGCCGCCCACCGGGTCCGCCGCGGCGGGGCCGCCGTCACGCTCGGCCCGACCGATTACCGGCTGCTGCGCAACTTCCTCGAGAATCCGGAGAAAGTCTTCTCGCGCCAGCAACTGCTCGATGCGGTGTGGCCGCATAACGAGGATGTCGAACTGCGCACCGTCGACGTTCACATCCGCCGCCTCCGCCAGGCGCTTGGCGACGGTCCGAACCTCGTGCGAACCGTCCGTTCCGAAGGCTATTCGCTGGACAGCCGGGAAGGTTGA
- the phoU gene encoding phosphate signaling complex protein PhoU, with translation MQQSREHTLKAFDQDLDRLRALISQMGGLAEHAIGEAMRCLIQRDVEAAERIVENDQKLDALEIETERRVVQLIALRAPMAGDLRDVVAALKISGVVERIGDYAKNIARRVPQIDQGGHLEPLSLLPEMARIATQMVHDVLNAFVNRDADAAVRVCQRDQAVDDFYDSIFRTLLTFMMENPHNIGQAAHLLFVAKNLERVGDHATNIAEMVFYAATGEHMAERPRTAGRS, from the coding sequence ATGCAGCAGAGCCGCGAACATACGCTCAAGGCATTCGACCAGGATCTCGACCGGCTGCGGGCGTTGATCAGCCAGATGGGCGGGCTTGCCGAACACGCCATCGGCGAAGCCATGCGCTGCCTGATCCAGCGCGACGTCGAGGCCGCGGAGCGGATCGTCGAAAATGACCAGAAGCTCGACGCGCTGGAAATCGAGACCGAGCGCCGGGTGGTCCAGCTGATCGCGCTTCGCGCGCCAATGGCGGGCGACCTTCGCGACGTCGTCGCCGCGCTGAAGATTTCGGGCGTCGTCGAACGCATCGGCGACTATGCCAAGAACATCGCCCGCCGGGTGCCGCAGATCGATCAGGGCGGGCATCTCGAGCCGCTGTCGCTGCTTCCGGAAATGGCGCGCATCGCCACGCAGATGGTCCACGACGTGCTTAACGCCTTCGTCAACCGCGACGCCGACGCGGCGGTCCGGGTGTGCCAGCGCGACCAGGCGGTCGACGATTTCTACGATTCCATCTTTCGCACCCTGCTGACCTTCATGATGGAAAACCCGCACAACATCGGCCAGGCGGCGCACCTGCTGTTCGTCGCCAAGAATCTGGAACGGGTCGGCGACCATGCGACCAACATTGCCGAAATGGTCTTCTATGCGGCGACCGGCGAGCACATGGCCGAACGTCCGCGCACTGCCGGGCGAAGCTGA
- the pstB gene encoding phosphate ABC transporter ATP-binding protein PstB: MSARDISVFYGEKQALKNISIDIRDDRVTAFIGPSGCGKSTFLRCLNRMNDTIPTARVTGRIELDGHDINAADMDVVQLRARVGMVFQKPNPFPKSIFENVAYGPRIHGLAQNRSELETIVEKSLRRAGLWEEVKDRLAEGGTALSGGQQQRLCIARAIAVDPEVILMDEPCSALDPIATARIEELIHELRGRYAIAIVTHNMQQAARVSQRTAFFHLGELVEYGKTSEIFTNPKEQRTQDYITGRYG, encoded by the coding sequence ATGAGCGCCCGCGACATCAGCGTCTTCTATGGCGAGAAACAGGCGCTCAAGAACATTTCGATCGATATCCGCGACGACCGGGTCACCGCTTTCATCGGCCCGTCGGGCTGTGGCAAGTCGACCTTCCTGCGCTGCCTCAACCGGATGAACGACACCATCCCGACGGCGCGGGTGACCGGCCGGATCGAGCTTGACGGGCACGACATCAATGCCGCGGACATGGACGTCGTCCAGCTCCGCGCCCGGGTCGGGATGGTCTTCCAGAAACCCAATCCGTTCCCCAAGTCGATCTTCGAAAACGTCGCTTACGGGCCGCGCATCCATGGCCTGGCGCAGAACCGGTCGGAGCTGGAAACGATCGTCGAAAAGTCGCTCCGCCGCGCCGGCCTGTGGGAAGAGGTCAAGGATCGCTTGGCCGAAGGCGGCACCGCTTTGTCGGGCGGGCAGCAGCAGCGCCTGTGCATCGCCCGCGCCATCGCCGTCGATCCGGAAGTCATCCTGATGGACGAGCCTTGCTCGGCGCTCGACCCGATCGCGACCGCGCGCATCGAGGAGCTGATCCACGAGCTTCGCGGCCGCTACGCCATCGCCATCGTGACGCACAACATGCAGCAAGCGGCGCGCGTGTCGCAGCGCACCGCCTTCTTCCACCTTGGGGAGCTGGTCGAATACGGCAAGACCAGCGAGATTTTCACCAACCCCAAGGAACAGCGCACCCAAGATTACATCACCGGCCGCTACGGCTGA
- the pstA gene encoding phosphate ABC transporter permease PstA, which produces MNSAAEKASVPPSRWTDGSMEARVRRRYAAERRFRLLGLAAVGASVLFLAFLLVTMAWRGLGGFTQTEAAVAIDFPRSDVMIDPSALRGPQAAEALAGVGLTAVLSQSATAQFGPAGAELFGDGALRSLGKQLIADPELLTRKAKLWLPVASRIDTAYKGEGTAEAEQMVQRLASQDAVRRAPNWGFLGEADATDPTAVGVWGALKGSFLTILVTMALAFPVGVLAAVYLEEFARRNRWTDAIEVSINNLAAVPSIIFGLLGLAVFLNVMNLPRSAPLVGGLTLALMTMPVIVIAGRNAIKSVPPSIRDAALGVGASKMQVVFHHVLPLALPGILTGTIIGMARALGETAPLLMIGMRAFIANPPGGFTDPATALPVQIFLWSDEVDRAFVEKTSAAIIVLLLFMLSMNGLAIYLRNRFENRW; this is translated from the coding sequence ATGAATAGCGCCGCCGAGAAGGCTTCGGTGCCCCCATCGCGCTGGACCGATGGGTCGATGGAGGCCCGCGTGCGCCGCCGCTACGCTGCGGAGCGCCGCTTCCGTTTGCTCGGCCTTGCGGCGGTCGGCGCATCGGTGCTGTTCCTGGCCTTCCTGCTGGTCACCATGGCGTGGCGCGGGCTTGGCGGCTTCACGCAGACCGAGGCCGCGGTGGCCATCGACTTCCCCCGCTCCGACGTGATGATCGACCCTTCCGCGCTGCGCGGCCCGCAAGCGGCCGAAGCGCTTGCCGGCGTCGGCCTGACCGCGGTGCTCTCCCAGTCCGCGACGGCGCAGTTCGGTCCCGCGGGCGCGGAGCTGTTCGGCGATGGCGCGCTCCGGTCGCTCGGCAAGCAGCTGATCGCTGACCCGGAGCTCCTGACCCGTAAGGCCAAGTTGTGGCTGCCCGTCGCCAGCCGGATCGACACGGCGTACAAGGGCGAAGGCACGGCGGAAGCGGAACAGATGGTGCAGCGTCTGGCTAGCCAAGACGCGGTCCGCCGCGCGCCGAACTGGGGCTTCCTGGGCGAAGCCGACGCGACCGATCCGACCGCAGTCGGAGTCTGGGGGGCGCTCAAAGGCAGCTTCCTGACCATCCTGGTGACGATGGCCCTGGCCTTCCCGGTCGGGGTGCTTGCGGCGGTCTATCTTGAGGAATTCGCCCGGCGCAACCGCTGGACCGACGCCATCGAGGTTTCGATCAACAATTTGGCGGCCGTCCCATCGATCATCTTCGGCCTGCTTGGACTGGCCGTCTTCCTAAACGTCATGAACCTGCCGCGGTCAGCGCCGCTGGTCGGCGGGCTGACGCTGGCGCTGATGACGATGCCGGTGATCGTCATCGCCGGCCGCAACGCCATCAAGTCGGTGCCGCCGTCGATCCGCGATGCCGCGCTTGGCGTCGGCGCGTCGAAGATGCAGGTGGTGTTCCATCACGTGCTGCCGCTGGCGCTGCCCGGGATCCTGACCGGCACCATCATCGGCATGGCCCGAGCGCTGGGCGAAACCGCGCCGTTGCTGATGATCGGGATGCGCGCCTTCATCGCCAATCCGCCCGGCGGCTTTACCGATCCGGCGACCGCCCTGCCGGTGCAGATCTTCCTGTGGTCGGACGAGGTCGACCGCGCCTTCGTCGAGAAGACGAGCGCAGCGATCATCGTCCTGCTGCTGTTCATGCTGAGCATGAACGGCCTCGCCATTTACCTTCGTAACCGCTTCGAAAACCGGTGGTGA